Proteins from one Shewanella pealeana ATCC 700345 genomic window:
- the queC gene encoding 7-cyano-7-deazaguanine synthase QueC, with the protein MSKAVVVFSGGQDSTTCLIQALQHFDEVHGITFDYGQRHREEIEIAKTLASKLKLASHKVMDVTLLNELAISALTRDSIPVSNDLMDNGLPNTFVPGRNILFLTLAGIYAYQLGADVVITGVCETDFSGYPDCRNDFVKAMQAALEQGMDKKLTIQTPLMWLDKAETWALADKYQSLDLIRDETLTCYNGIKGDGCGTCPACLLRKRGLEEYLADKEAIQARLTAKC; encoded by the coding sequence ATGTCAAAAGCCGTTGTAGTTTTTAGTGGTGGTCAAGATTCGACAACCTGCCTCATCCAAGCCCTTCAACATTTTGATGAGGTCCACGGGATCACCTTCGATTATGGACAAAGACATAGAGAAGAGATCGAAATTGCCAAAACACTGGCTAGCAAGCTTAAATTGGCTAGTCACAAGGTGATGGACGTAACTCTACTCAATGAATTAGCCATCTCAGCGCTCACCCGTGACTCCATTCCGGTCTCCAATGATTTAATGGATAACGGCCTACCAAATACCTTCGTTCCAGGGAGAAACATTCTGTTTCTAACGCTCGCTGGGATCTATGCCTATCAGCTTGGTGCCGATGTTGTTATTACTGGTGTGTGTGAAACAGACTTCTCAGGCTATCCCGATTGTCGTAATGACTTTGTAAAAGCGATGCAAGCGGCACTTGAGCAAGGTATGGACAAAAAGCTAACCATTCAAACGCCTTTAATGTGGTTAGATAAAGCTGAAACTTGGGCTTTAGCGGATAAATACCAAAGCTTAGATCTAATCCGTGATGAGACGCTAACTTGTTATAACGGAATTAAAGGTGATGGTTGCGGTACCTGCCCAGCCTGCCTATTAAGAAAGCGTGGGCTTGAAGAGTACCTAGCCGATAAAGAGGCGATACAAGCAAGACTTACGGCTAAATGCTAA
- the rrtA gene encoding rhombosortase — protein sequence MLKLKLGANSPYGVALVITLVCVCFFYLQLDALLAYQRVLILDGQWWRLLTGNLLHTNAWHLYMNLAGLWVILALHEQHYQAKGFSVLFFILCLMQGIGLLVFYPSLIGYVGLSGMLHGLFTYGAVLDIRNGLKSGYLLLLGVFLKVAYEQYFGASIEMTQLIDARVATEAHLVGLISGLSCVGSILAFKHFRAKTRPQK from the coding sequence ATGCTAAAACTCAAATTAGGGGCTAATAGCCCCTATGGGGTCGCGCTGGTCATCACCCTAGTTTGTGTCTGTTTTTTTTATTTGCAACTTGACGCTTTACTGGCCTATCAGCGAGTGCTCATCCTCGATGGACAGTGGTGGAGGTTACTAACCGGTAATTTACTGCACACTAATGCATGGCACCTATATATGAACTTAGCGGGTTTATGGGTGATATTAGCGCTACATGAGCAACACTACCAAGCCAAAGGGTTTAGTGTGCTCTTCTTCATACTATGCCTTATGCAAGGGATCGGCTTACTGGTGTTTTATCCAAGTCTTATCGGTTATGTCGGTTTAAGCGGCATGCTGCATGGACTCTTTACATATGGCGCGGTGTTGGATATTCGCAATGGATTAAAATCAGGTTACCTACTGCTATTAGGGGTATTCCTAAAAGTCGCCTACGAGCAATACTTTGGTGCAAGCATTGAGATGACTCAGCTCATCGACGCCAGAGTGGCAACTGAAGCCCATTTAGTGGGACTTATCAGTGGGCTTAGCTGTGTCGGCTCAATTTTAGCTTTCAAACATTTTCGAGCCAAAACTCGTCCTCAGAAATAA
- the uvrB gene encoding excinuclease ABC subunit UvrB, which produces MSESVFQLESMYKPAGDQPTAINKLVEGLESGVACQTLLGVTGSGKTFTVANVIAKMSRPTIIMAPNKTLAAQLYGEMKEFFPHNAVEYFVSYYDYYQPEAYVPSTGTFIEKDASVNAHIEQMRLSATKALLERKDVVLIASVSAIYGLGDPKAYMKMLLHLREGGNMEQRDILKRLSELQYTRNDIELQRGTYRVRGEVIDIFPADSDKNAIRIELFDDEIERLSLFDPLTGHVVKRIARITVYPKSHYVTPRESILAATEDIKQELRDRKKQLLELNKLIEEQRITERVQYDVEMMTELGYCSGIENYSRYLSGRAPGDGPPTLLDYLPDDGLLIIDESHVTVPQIGAMYKGDRSRKMNLVEYGFRLPSALDNRPLKFEEFEALMPQSIFVSATPSDYEIDKSDGEIAEQVVRPTGLLDPEIEVRPVGIQVDDLLSEIGKRVAVNERVLVTTLTKRMSEDLSEYLDEHGVKVRYLHSDIDTVERVEIIRDLRLGVFDVLIGINLLREGLDMPEVSLVCILDADKEGFLRSERSLIQTIGRAARNINGKVILYGDRITKSMDKAITETNRRREKQHQYNLDNGITPKGVVKRITDVMDVGDHQYVDSERGVAEKEGGYHVAKPADISHDIDRLEKQMHEHAKNLEFEEAAAVRDQVSRLREQFIKA; this is translated from the coding sequence GTGTCAGAATCTGTATTTCAATTAGAGTCCATGTACAAGCCTGCAGGCGATCAGCCAACGGCCATCAACAAGCTTGTTGAGGGACTCGAGTCCGGCGTTGCTTGCCAGACACTATTAGGTGTTACTGGATCAGGTAAGACTTTCACTGTAGCGAATGTTATCGCAAAAATGTCACGCCCAACCATTATTATGGCGCCCAATAAGACGCTTGCTGCTCAGCTCTACGGGGAGATGAAAGAGTTCTTTCCCCATAACGCCGTCGAATATTTCGTTTCTTACTACGACTATTATCAACCTGAAGCGTATGTTCCTTCAACGGGCACATTTATTGAGAAAGATGCATCGGTGAATGCACACATTGAACAGATGCGCTTATCGGCCACCAAAGCCTTATTAGAGCGAAAAGATGTGGTGCTGATTGCCTCTGTATCGGCGATTTACGGCCTGGGCGATCCTAAAGCTTATATGAAGATGCTGTTACACCTTCGAGAGGGTGGCAATATGGAGCAGCGTGATATCTTAAAGCGCCTCAGTGAGCTGCAATACACCCGTAATGATATTGAACTGCAGCGCGGTACTTATCGAGTACGTGGTGAAGTCATCGATATCTTTCCGGCAGATTCGGACAAAAATGCCATTCGCATCGAGCTGTTTGATGACGAGATAGAGCGCTTAAGCTTATTCGACCCACTTACTGGTCATGTGGTAAAGCGAATCGCTCGGATCACCGTTTATCCTAAGAGTCATTATGTGACGCCTAGAGAATCAATTTTAGCGGCGACAGAAGATATTAAACAAGAGCTCAGAGATCGTAAGAAGCAGCTACTTGAACTCAATAAGCTGATAGAAGAGCAGCGCATAACCGAACGTGTGCAGTACGATGTTGAGATGATGACTGAACTTGGCTACTGCTCTGGCATCGAAAACTACTCCCGATACCTATCTGGGCGAGCTCCCGGCGATGGGCCTCCTACCTTGTTAGACTATCTGCCTGATGATGGTCTGCTGATTATTGATGAGTCACATGTCACAGTGCCGCAAATTGGCGCCATGTATAAAGGTGACCGTTCGAGGAAGATGAACCTTGTTGAGTATGGCTTTCGTCTGCCTTCCGCACTAGACAATCGTCCGCTTAAGTTCGAAGAGTTTGAAGCACTTATGCCACAAAGCATCTTTGTTTCAGCGACGCCAAGTGATTATGAAATTGATAAGTCTGATGGGGAGATTGCCGAGCAGGTTGTGAGACCGACTGGTCTGCTTGATCCTGAGATTGAAGTGAGGCCTGTTGGTATTCAAGTTGATGATTTGCTTTCAGAAATTGGCAAGCGAGTCGCAGTGAATGAGCGTGTGTTAGTCACAACACTGACTAAACGTATGTCTGAAGATCTCAGCGAGTATCTTGATGAGCACGGTGTTAAAGTCAGATATTTGCATTCAGATATTGATACCGTTGAGCGTGTTGAAATCATTCGTGACTTAAGATTGGGTGTATTCGATGTACTTATCGGTATCAACTTGCTACGAGAAGGCTTAGATATGCCTGAGGTATCTTTAGTCTGTATTCTCGATGCCGATAAAGAAGGTTTTTTACGTTCTGAGCGCTCACTTATTCAGACTATCGGTCGTGCGGCGCGAAACATCAACGGTAAGGTGATCCTTTACGGCGATCGAATCACTAAGTCGATGGATAAAGCGATAACTGAAACTAATCGTCGTCGTGAAAAACAGCATCAATACAATTTAGATAATGGCATCACACCTAAAGGTGTGGTTAAGCGCATTACTGATGTTATGGACGTTGGCGATCATCAATATGTCGATAGTGAGCGAGGCGTAGCGGAGAAAGAAGGGGGTTACCATGTGGCTAAACCTGCAGACATCAGCCATGACATTGATAGGCTTGAAAAGCAGATGCATGAGCATGCTAAGAACCTAGAGTTTGAAGAAGCTGCAGCTGTTCGCGATCAAGTCAGCCGACTCAGAGAGCAGTTTATAAAGGCTTAG
- a CDS encoding EAL domain-containing protein → MTTSKLFQLFLVLLFSGLTFLSYQDEKLKLSTQAQLQLDQYANTIKQQQQWQGKGEALFDTLTQQFNFQFFQYIDTSDSGNNFTHGQLAPTEKVNLAKFFSLQSPHTQALDAGRLQVKLSNLATIDSTVARFQNVLFIIWTTFLLISVTYLLLTMRQKRSIRYISMCVENLAKLSFGAIENSRIKGEFKSIGVTFDNSKQLLKAKIDGFHKTHERLSKTAFHDPITGFGTRALFTEKLDEIGKPEHKGKGVLMVIRATELASINQMHGREAGDDYLTRIANEIKCAFNEIPQAQFYRISTADFAIVIADIAIKQATGIADALKTAFNEYQQQVGTPAIGHTGLVPYLQDSDPVSLMTLADTAVSIAQTLGPNSYHIQEKLTGGELFGESRWKVAINDLLRRKAIRFYIQPIRPCRHNVEFYRELLSRFYNSQGKLLPTATVIAMAERHGMSEELDKLIVLNTLRMLIQSPNLDGLIGINISAASATNKSFVSWLKNILSRQRQIAARLVFEVSESGMQANLSATYHFINELHSVGSRISIERFGLGFTSFKLFKEVRPDYIKLDPSYTQEITQDPHNKFFVKMIIDIARKLGIKVIATGVEKQQDKLAMEQLLIDGLQGYYISEPSPLKKEEKSLTTA, encoded by the coding sequence ATGACAACCTCTAAACTTTTCCAGTTGTTTTTAGTTTTACTTTTTTCAGGACTCACCTTTTTAAGTTACCAAGATGAAAAGCTAAAATTATCGACTCAAGCTCAACTGCAACTTGATCAATACGCCAATACCATCAAGCAACAGCAGCAATGGCAAGGAAAAGGTGAAGCGCTTTTTGACACCCTCACACAACAATTTAACTTTCAATTTTTCCAATATATCGATACGTCGGATAGCGGTAATAATTTCACTCATGGCCAATTAGCTCCAACAGAGAAAGTAAATTTAGCTAAATTTTTTTCCCTTCAATCACCACACACTCAGGCTTTAGATGCTGGGAGATTACAAGTTAAACTATCTAACCTAGCGACAATTGATAGCACTGTGGCCCGGTTTCAAAATGTCCTGTTTATCATTTGGACGACATTCCTACTGATTAGTGTCACTTACCTACTATTAACCATGAGACAAAAAAGAAGTATTCGCTATATTTCAATGTGTGTTGAAAATTTAGCTAAGCTCTCTTTCGGTGCAATTGAAAATTCACGTATAAAAGGCGAATTTAAAAGCATAGGAGTCACGTTCGATAACAGTAAACAGCTTTTAAAAGCCAAAATCGATGGATTCCATAAAACCCATGAACGACTAAGCAAAACCGCTTTTCATGATCCGATCACAGGTTTTGGTACTCGAGCTCTATTTACCGAAAAACTTGATGAAATAGGAAAACCCGAACACAAAGGCAAAGGTGTTTTGATGGTTATTAGGGCGACGGAACTCGCCTCTATCAATCAGATGCATGGTAGAGAAGCGGGGGATGATTATCTTACTCGCATTGCTAATGAGATTAAGTGTGCATTTAATGAAATTCCTCAAGCACAGTTTTATCGGATCTCAACTGCCGACTTTGCCATTGTTATTGCCGATATAGCTATCAAGCAAGCCACCGGAATAGCCGATGCTCTTAAGACAGCATTTAATGAATATCAACAGCAAGTTGGCACTCCAGCTATTGGTCATACCGGCTTAGTGCCCTACCTTCAAGATAGCGACCCAGTCTCTTTAATGACACTGGCTGATACCGCCGTCAGTATTGCTCAAACATTAGGCCCTAACAGCTACCATATCCAGGAAAAGCTAACAGGCGGTGAGCTTTTTGGTGAGAGTCGCTGGAAAGTGGCGATCAACGACCTTTTAAGACGAAAAGCGATAAGGTTCTACATTCAACCTATTCGTCCATGTCGACATAATGTCGAATTCTATCGAGAGCTACTATCACGCTTTTATAATAGCCAAGGAAAACTATTACCCACAGCAACAGTCATCGCGATGGCAGAACGTCACGGCATGAGCGAAGAACTCGATAAGCTAATCGTTTTGAATACACTTCGCATGCTTATCCAGTCACCGAATCTAGACGGGCTTATAGGTATCAACATCAGTGCTGCCTCTGCTACCAATAAATCGTTTGTTTCTTGGTTAAAAAACATACTCAGCAGGCAGAGACAAATCGCAGCTAGATTAGTATTTGAGGTGAGTGAGTCTGGTATGCAGGCAAATCTTAGTGCCACCTACCATTTTATTAATGAACTCCATAGTGTCGGTTCACGGATCTCTATCGAACGATTTGGTTTAGGCTTTACTTCATTTAAACTTTTTAAAGAAGTTCGCCCTGACTATATCAAGTTAGATCCTAGTTACACTCAAGAAATAACCCAAGATCCACACAATAAATTTTTCGTTAAAATGATCATAGATATCGCCCGAAAACTCGGGATAAAAGTAATTGCAACTGGAGTAGAAAAGCAGCAAGACAAGTTGGCAATGGAGCAACTGCTCATTGATGGCTTACAAGGCTACTATATTTCGGAACCTAGCCCGTTAAAAAAGGAAGAAAAGTCGCTTACTACTGCTTAA
- the rsxA gene encoding electron transport complex subunit RsxA, translated as MSEYLLLLIGTVLVNNFVLVKFLGLCPFMGVSSKLESAIGMSMATTFVLTLASILSYLVNQYLLLPFDLGYLRTMSFILVIAVVVQFTEMLVQKTSASLHRALGIYLPLITTNCAVLGVALLNINEKHGFIESAIFGFGAAVGFSLVLILFSAMRERLAAADVPTPFKGGAIAMVTAGLMSLAFMGFTGLVK; from the coding sequence ATGAGTGAATATCTCCTGTTATTGATTGGCACAGTGCTAGTCAACAACTTCGTATTAGTAAAATTTCTTGGCCTTTGCCCTTTTATGGGGGTATCTAGCAAGCTTGAGTCGGCTATCGGCATGTCAATGGCGACGACTTTTGTTCTGACGCTAGCCTCAATTTTAAGTTATTTGGTCAACCAGTATCTGTTGCTACCTTTTGATCTCGGCTATCTGCGCACCATGAGCTTTATTCTTGTGATTGCAGTTGTGGTGCAGTTCACCGAGATGCTGGTTCAAAAAACCAGTGCATCTTTGCATCGCGCCTTAGGTATTTATCTGCCTTTGATTACCACTAACTGTGCCGTACTCGGTGTCGCCCTCCTCAACATTAATGAAAAGCATGGCTTTATTGAATCTGCCATATTTGGCTTTGGTGCTGCGGTTGGTTTCTCATTAGTGTTAATTCTTTTCTCTGCCATGCGAGAGCGTCTTGCTGCTGCCGATGTTCCCACACCTTTTAAAGGTGGGGCCATTGCTATGGTTACCGCAGGACTAATGTCACTCGCGTTTATGGGATTCACAGGGTTGGTTAAATAA
- the rsxB gene encoding electron transport complex subunit RsxB — MSAIVIAIVVLTILALVFGVLLGFAAEKFKVEGNPLTDQIEALLPQTQCGQCGYPGCRPYAEAIANGDKVNKCPPGGAATMEKLADLMGVEPEPLNVTEAVQIKKVAYIREDECIGCTKCIQACPVDAILGSGKLMHTVITDYCTGCDLCVAPCPVDCIDMLPVEQTTKTWNWQLNAIPVKQLQEDKPC, encoded by the coding sequence ATGTCAGCTATTGTCATTGCTATTGTTGTACTCACAATACTCGCGCTCGTATTCGGTGTATTGCTGGGCTTTGCTGCCGAAAAATTTAAAGTTGAAGGCAACCCCCTAACAGATCAAATTGAAGCACTATTACCACAAACCCAGTGTGGCCAATGTGGTTACCCTGGCTGTCGCCCCTATGCAGAAGCCATTGCGAATGGCGACAAAGTCAACAAGTGTCCTCCTGGTGGCGCTGCAACCATGGAAAAGCTCGCCGATCTTATGGGCGTCGAACCTGAGCCACTCAATGTCACTGAAGCTGTGCAAATAAAAAAGGTCGCATACATACGTGAAGATGAATGTATTGGCTGTACAAAGTGCATACAGGCCTGCCCCGTCGACGCGATTTTGGGCTCCGGAAAATTAATGCATACCGTCATTACCGATTATTGTACGGGCTGTGACCTATGTGTTGCGCCTTGCCCTGTCGATTGTATCGATATGCTACCAGTAGAACAGACCACTAAGACCTGGAACTGGCAACTTAATGCCATTCCCGTCAAGCAGTTGCAAGAGGATAAGCCGTGTTAA
- the rsxC gene encoding electron transport complex subunit RsxC — MLTLLEQIDKGTLWRSHGGVHPPELKNLSNKTTISELPLASQFVLPLTQVGDSALLTVKVGDRVLKGQSLTSGTSFAYSPVHAPTSGVISQIQPMPSNHPSGIAVLSCVIDADGLDESVEILTADVASLSNQEILSKIQQAGIAGLGGAAFPTHIKLSPASDIELVIINGIECEPYITSDDRLMREHSDDILAGIAIIHKLLKPKRIIIAIEDNKPEAIEAMQHALNRSELVTDSARITAVPTKYPSGGEKQLIQILTGQEVPSGSIPAQLGMLVQNVGTAYAIHDAVSNGHALTRRVVTVTGLNSQTPGNYWVPIGTPVSHILKQLGFNGDLATDKVIIGGPMMGHSLPDISAPVLKGTNCVLLPSSEEIAPEQPEKPCIRCGECAVVCPSLLLPQQLFWHAKAEEYDKASSFNLHDCIECGCCSFVCPSDIPLVEYYRIAKSAIRTQTEEKKQADFAKQRFEARLQRLEEEKLAREAKAKEAAERRKGSMSSGDRDAVAEAMARIKAKKAADSQQAEVTASAEAPSDKKAQVAAAIARAKAKKSTTNTEMNTVDDSAESSATDKKAQIAAAIARAKAKKAAQADTTNTTEESEASGLDKGEAREAPVEMPVEIQANNKKAQIAAAIARAKAKKAAQAEKAQTSNSVNSETLEHETSESVPAEDAKKARIAAAVAKAKAKKLALTTEVQAAKTQTIDAQSIEAKASETIDSEISEPLPAEDAKKARIAAAVAKAKAKKLALTTDVKTVEAQAAETQTIGAQSVEAKASEAQAIKPIDSKAVDSDTSETDFSEPLSAEDAKKARIAAAVAKAKAKKMQQKLQEKE; from the coding sequence GTGTTAACTTTATTAGAGCAAATTGATAAAGGGACGCTTTGGCGCTCACATGGTGGTGTTCATCCTCCAGAATTAAAAAATCTATCAAACAAAACGACGATTTCAGAGTTACCACTCGCGAGTCAATTCGTTTTACCACTTACCCAAGTTGGCGACAGCGCCCTACTCACGGTTAAGGTTGGCGATAGAGTGCTAAAAGGTCAGAGCCTGACATCGGGTACTAGCTTTGCTTATAGCCCTGTGCATGCACCTACGTCCGGTGTTATCAGCCAAATTCAGCCTATGCCAAGCAATCACCCTTCTGGCATTGCGGTATTAAGCTGCGTAATTGATGCCGATGGCTTAGATGAATCGGTAGAGATTCTAACGGCAGATGTTGCATCTTTAAGCAACCAAGAGATCTTAAGCAAGATCCAGCAAGCAGGTATTGCAGGACTGGGCGGCGCAGCTTTTCCGACTCATATCAAGTTAAGCCCTGCCAGTGACATCGAACTAGTGATTATCAATGGTATCGAGTGCGAGCCTTACATTACCTCTGACGATCGTCTAATGCGTGAACACAGCGATGACATCCTTGCTGGTATTGCGATTATCCATAAGCTACTCAAGCCAAAACGCATCATTATCGCCATCGAGGATAATAAGCCCGAAGCAATTGAAGCGATGCAACATGCGCTTAATCGCAGCGAGTTAGTGACAGATAGCGCCAGGATCACTGCAGTTCCAACCAAATATCCATCTGGTGGTGAAAAACAGCTAATACAGATCTTAACTGGCCAAGAAGTGCCATCAGGCTCTATTCCTGCCCAGCTCGGTATGTTAGTACAAAACGTCGGTACGGCTTACGCCATCCATGACGCAGTCAGTAATGGCCATGCTTTGACACGCCGTGTCGTCACAGTGACAGGCTTAAATAGCCAAACACCAGGCAACTATTGGGTACCCATTGGTACGCCAGTCAGCCACATTCTCAAGCAGCTTGGTTTTAATGGCGACTTAGCCACCGATAAAGTCATAATCGGTGGGCCTATGATGGGTCACTCGCTACCCGATATTTCTGCTCCTGTGTTAAAAGGCACAAACTGCGTTCTGTTACCGAGCAGTGAAGAGATAGCGCCTGAACAACCAGAGAAACCTTGTATTCGCTGTGGCGAATGCGCCGTCGTCTGCCCTAGCCTGCTCTTGCCACAGCAACTATTTTGGCATGCAAAAGCTGAAGAATACGATAAAGCCTCAAGCTTTAACCTACACGACTGTATCGAATGCGGTTGCTGTAGCTTTGTTTGCCCAAGTGATATCCCATTAGTAGAGTACTACCGTATCGCCAAGTCAGCGATACGTACGCAAACAGAAGAGAAAAAACAAGCCGACTTTGCTAAACAGCGCTTCGAAGCTAGATTACAGCGTCTAGAAGAGGAGAAGCTTGCTCGCGAAGCCAAAGCTAAAGAGGCAGCAGAGCGCCGTAAGGGCAGTATGTCTAGCGGCGACAGAGACGCTGTTGCCGAGGCCATGGCCCGTATTAAAGCTAAGAAAGCTGCCGATAGCCAGCAGGCCGAGGTCACAGCTTCTGCCGAGGCTCCTTCGGACAAGAAAGCTCAAGTTGCAGCAGCGATTGCCCGTGCCAAAGCCAAAAAATCAACTACCAATACAGAAATGAACACGGTAGATGATTCTGCTGAGTCTTCAGCAACAGATAAGAAAGCACAAATAGCTGCGGCAATTGCCCGTGCTAAAGCTAAAAAAGCTGCGCAGGCTGACACAACTAATACAACTGAAGAGAGTGAAGCCAGCGGTTTAGACAAGGGGGAGGCGCGAGAGGCGCCAGTTGAAATGCCTGTAGAGATACAAGCTAACAACAAGAAAGCGCAAATAGCCGCAGCGATTGCACGTGCTAAGGCTAAGAAAGCTGCACAAGCTGAGAAAGCTCAAACTAGTAACTCCGTAAACTCAGAGACTTTAGAGCATGAGACTTCAGAATCTGTGCCTGCTGAAGATGCTAAGAAAGCACGCATTGCAGCAGCCGTCGCTAAAGCTAAGGCCAAAAAGCTAGCTTTAACGACTGAAGTTCAAGCCGCAAAAACTCAAACTATAGATGCTCAATCTATAGAAGCGAAGGCTAGTGAAACGATAGACAGTGAGATATCAGAACCTCTGCCTGCTGAAGATGCCAAGAAAGCACGCATTGCAGCAGCCGTCGCTAAAGCTAAGGCCAAAAAGCTAGCTTTAACGACTGATGTTAAAACTGTAGAAGCTCAAGCTGCAGAAACTCAAACTATAGGTGCTCAATCTGTAGAAGCGAAGGCTAGTGAAGCTCAAGCCATTAAACCTATAGATAGTAAAGCTGTAGACAGTGATACTTCAGAAACTGATTTTTCTGAACCTTTGTCAGCCGAAGATGCCAAGAAAGCACGCATCGCCGCAGCGGTTGCTAAGGCTAAAGCGAAAAAGATGCAACAAAAATTGCAGGAGAAGGAATAA